The Oncorhynchus nerka isolate Pitt River linkage group LG24, Oner_Uvic_2.0, whole genome shotgun sequence genome has a window encoding:
- the LOC115107651 gene encoding proline-rich nuclear receptor coactivator 1-like, producing MLGESLIHIEPHLDNVENNKPSILTSYHVGASLGKTRQALLKKGGRKLRSTTSGLQRTHQQPRQKTLRNNPTRLADINNNVAACKAPSAELTTHRTQATVLTCHHLKQGTKKELLKSKNGRVERATTPGDQSVHNLDRLDQAAQNLNTRSQRSRHVNAPCNAPSVQKYDNSCHTKPNSAPFQLLRREKNPFNSVNNVKIVTVSPAELVPEDELKDGEKIYAGAKFSEPPSPSVLPKPPSHWVGETAPQHSDHSREQITFHLKSLLKVQDKP from the exons ATGTTGGGCGAATCACTAATACATATTGAACCACATCTGGACAACGTTGAAAACAATAAGCCATCCATTTTGACTTCCTACCACGTCGGGGCAAGCCTAGGCAAAACAAGGCAAGCACTGTTGAAGAAAGGTGGGAGAAAATTGCGTTCAACAACGTCAGGGTTACAACGGACACACCAACAACCGCGCCAAAAAACGCTGAGAAACAACCCCACACGGCTTGCAGACATCAACAACAATGTCGCAGCTTGTAAAGCCCCAAGTGCCGAACTCACAACCCACCGGACCCAGGCGACTGTGCTGACCTGTCACCATCTAAAGCAGGGGACAAAGAAAGAG CTGCTGAAGTCAAAAaatgggagagtggagagggccACAACACCAGGTGACCAGTCTGTCCACAACCTCGATAGACTCGATCAAGCTGCCCAAAATCTCAACACCCGGAGCCAAAGGAGCAGGCACGTTAATGCACCTTGCAATGCTCCCTCAGTACAGAAATATGACAACAGCTGCCACACAAAGCCCAATTCTGCTCCCTTCCAGCTCCTCCGTAGAGAGAAGAATCCCTTCAACTCAGTTAACAATGTCAAGATTGTGACTGTATCCCCAGCTGAGCTTGTACCTGAGGATGAGCTGAAAGACGGAGAGAAGATCTATGCTGGAGCTAAATTTAGCGAGCCCCCGTCTCCAAGTGTCCTGCCCAAACCACCGAGTCATTGGGTCGGCGAGACTGCCCCCCAACATTCCGACCACAGCCGAGAGCAAATTACGTTTCATTTGAAGTCTCTGCTGAAGGTTCAAGATAAACCATGA